The Thiothrix subterranea genome has a segment encoding these proteins:
- a CDS encoding fibronectin type III domain-containing protein yields the protein MRRFLNRLAGLLVLLTLMPAQLFAGGVVLTFDDWFVDQWHDFFVNPATRPPELNGIDLHATFFVAHWRSDIKGFDQGKMGGDSHYVKLKQLENAGHEIASHSVNHLDAGQAPYALACDKAAQYYADEVEPTLSNMAGGDPTTNSAFDNNSDVSFTPTSYSYPYGSGLNVYDNTIKDKNSLLYLRGTLEDRSKPLQNTDAIYHKLGASRPHLIGDGIDFGYDNSVAEIKAALDRASNNDEVITLYGHRILTGEDLGKGLLGIPKADLLEIILYAHNKGLKFYRFRESFQPVRVAGICDGTPPPPPPPPPPPPPPSNVLTAPSNLMTTVVSGTQINLKWQDNSSNEAGFKIERCAGATCTNFAVIKSTGANVVAFNNTGLTAGTVYRYRVRAFKGTLYSSYTTIVNAQTTPKPLTKPTSLKTTVLAGKQIRLNWKDANTTETGFKIERCTGASCTNFAEIASVGANVLTFTNTGLQAGTEYRYQIRAFNSSSFSPYSDRSKGVAKP from the coding sequence ATGCGGCGTTTTCTAAACAGACTTGCGGGTTTGTTAGTGTTGTTGACCCTTATGCCTGCTCAATTATTCGCAGGCGGGGTGGTACTTACTTTTGACGATTGGTTTGTTGACCAATGGCATGATTTTTTTGTGAACCCAGCCACTCGACCCCCCGAACTCAATGGGATTGATTTACACGCCACCTTTTTCGTCGCCCATTGGCGCAGTGACATCAAAGGTTTCGACCAAGGGAAAATGGGGGGCGACAGCCATTATGTCAAACTCAAACAACTTGAAAATGCAGGCCATGAAATTGCCTCACACAGTGTTAATCACCTCGATGCAGGACAAGCACCTTACGCCTTGGCTTGTGACAAAGCCGCACAATATTACGCGGATGAAGTAGAGCCAACGCTAAGCAATATGGCGGGGGGCGATCCCACAACAAATTCAGCATTTGATAATAATTCAGACGTTTCATTCACACCCACCAGTTATTCCTACCCATATGGCAGTGGCTTGAACGTTTATGACAACACCATCAAGGATAAAAATAGCCTGCTGTATTTACGCGGCACACTGGAAGATCGCTCAAAACCCCTGCAAAACACCGACGCTATTTACCACAAGTTAGGCGCAAGCCGCCCGCACTTGATTGGTGATGGTATCGACTTCGGGTATGACAACAGCGTGGCGGAAATTAAAGCCGCCTTGGATCGTGCCAGTAATAATGATGAAGTCATTACGTTGTACGGGCATCGCATCTTAACGGGCGAAGACCTCGGCAAAGGTTTATTGGGTATTCCCAAAGCCGATTTGTTAGAAATCATCCTCTACGCTCACAACAAAGGTTTGAAATTTTACCGTTTCCGCGAATCGTTCCAGCCTGTCCGCGTTGCGGGTATCTGCGACGGTACGCCGCCACCACCGCCACCACCACCACCACCACCACCGCCGCCATCAAATGTACTGACAGCACCCAGTAATCTTATGACTACGGTGGTTTCCGGCACTCAAATCAATTTGAAGTGGCAAGACAACAGCAGCAACGAAGCGGGATTCAAGATCGAACGCTGTGCCGGTGCAACGTGTACCAATTTCGCCGTGATCAAATCCACTGGCGCTAATGTGGTGGCATTCAACAACACGGGGCTGACCGCCGGTACGGTTTACCGTTATCGGGTACGGGCTTTCAAAGGAACGCTGTATTCCAGCTATACCACCATTGTGAATGCGCAAACCACCCCCAAACCTCTGACCAAACCGACCAGTTTGAAAACGACGGTTTTGGCTGGCAAGCAAATCAGGTTGAATTGGAAAGATGCTAACACGACCGAAACTGGCTTCAAGATCGAACGGTGTACGGGCGCTAGTTGTACCAACTTTGCAGAAATCGCCTCGGTGGGTGCCAATGTGCTGACCTTTACGAACACGGGCTTGCAGGCTGGAACGGAATACCGTTATCAAATCCGTGCCTTTAACAGTTCCAGCTTTTCGCCCTACTCTGACCGCAGTAAAGGGGTCGCAAAACCGTAG
- a CDS encoding methionine gamma-lyase — MPLTIPTLLTQLDAQPDTLDFASVIASIDAHYTYTPQTFHNGCGDDCITSPAGTNAGSCKVFAFGQLHGLSEAQTLACFAEHYRKVLATPHEADHANIRTFLRHGWAGIRFEGVALSKAGFSTRAIHHAYDAYAGTGDLNPPVHLSSTYTFPTVEDGSARFAGEQQGFVYSRVGNPTTVLLEQRLADLEGGEAALVTASGMGATAALLWTLLKPGDEIIADKTLYGCTYAFFNHGLAKFGVTITHVDMADPANLAAAISTKTRIVFFESPANPNMRLVDIPAVAAIAHQHDNCKVVVDNTYCTPYLQRPLELGADYVVHSATKYLGGHGDLIAGAIVGDAETLTQVRFYGIKDMTGAVMSSQDAFLVLRGLKTLALRMDRHCQNAQAIAEFLANHPKVEVCHYPGLASFPQYALAQRQMAQPGGMVAFELKGGFAAGCRFMNALNLITRAVSLGDAESLAQHPASMTHSTYTPEERAEHMISEGLVRLSAGLEDVADLLRDVEQALVFA; from the coding sequence ATGCCCTTAACGATCCCCACATTGCTCACTCAACTCGATGCCCAGCCCGACACCCTCGATTTCGCCAGCGTGATTGCCAGTATTGACGCGCATTACACCTACACGCCTCAAACCTTTCACAACGGTTGCGGCGACGATTGCATCACCAGCCCGGCGGGGACAAATGCAGGCTCGTGCAAGGTGTTTGCGTTCGGGCAATTGCACGGGCTTTCCGAGGCGCAAACGCTGGCGTGTTTTGCCGAACATTACCGCAAAGTCTTGGCAACACCGCACGAAGCTGACCATGCCAATATCCGTACTTTCCTGCGTCACGGCTGGGCGGGCATTCGCTTTGAAGGCGTGGCGTTGTCGAAAGCAGGCTTTTCCACCCGCGCCATTCACCACGCTTACGACGCTTACGCGGGTACAGGCGACTTGAATCCGCCGGTACACCTGAGTTCCACCTACACTTTCCCCACGGTGGAAGATGGCAGCGCACGGTTTGCAGGTGAGCAGCAAGGCTTTGTCTATTCCCGCGTTGGCAACCCCACCACGGTCTTGCTGGAACAACGCCTCGCTGATTTGGAAGGCGGGGAAGCAGCGTTGGTAACAGCCTCCGGCATGGGCGCAACCGCCGCTTTGCTGTGGACGCTGCTCAAACCGGGCGACGAAATCATTGCGGATAAAACGCTGTACGGTTGCACTTATGCGTTTTTTAATCACGGGCTGGCGAAGTTCGGCGTAACCATTACTCACGTCGATATGGCTGACCCCGCCAATCTTGCGGCTGCGATTAGCACGAAAACCCGCATCGTGTTCTTTGAATCGCCTGCCAACCCGAATATGCGCTTGGTGGATATTCCGGCGGTTGCCGCCATTGCCCATCAGCACGACAACTGCAAAGTGGTAGTCGATAACACTTATTGCACACCGTATTTGCAACGTCCGCTGGAATTGGGTGCGGATTACGTGGTGCATTCCGCCACCAAATACCTCGGCGGACACGGCGACCTGATTGCCGGGGCAATTGTCGGCGATGCGGAAACGCTGACCCAAGTACGCTTCTACGGCATCAAGGATATGACCGGCGCGGTGATGTCATCGCAGGATGCGTTTCTGGTATTACGCGGTCTGAAAACCCTCGCGCTGCGGATGGATCGGCACTGCCAGAATGCGCAAGCGATTGCTGAATTCCTTGCCAATCACCCCAAGGTCGAAGTCTGCCATTACCCCGGTCTGGCAAGTTTCCCGCAATACGCTTTGGCACAGCGGCAAATGGCGCAACCGGGCGGCATGGTGGCGTTTGAACTCAAGGGCGGTTTTGCAGCGGGTTGCCGTTTCATGAATGCCTTGAACTTGATCACCCGTGCGGTGAGTTTGGGCGATGCGGAAAGTTTGGCGCAACACCCTGCGAGCATGACGCATTCCACTTATACGCCGGAAGAGCGAGCAGAACACATGATCAGCGAAGGGTTGGTCAGGTTGTCGGCGGGGTTGGAAGATGTGGCGGATTTGCTGCGGGATGTTGAGCAGGCGTTGGTGTTTGCCTGA
- a CDS encoding histidine kinase N-terminal 7TM domain-containing protein, producing MNDAAFLLYALSGIMAMSFGWDGFKNRYLPIARPFTAQVYFMAIFVSLRVLELFAWDNGQLIGQVLLDFDFLLASLIYPIWVWMLLEYQQERKIAVTDFRILIFLIHPLLQCLLVVFDMVAHGYLSRASTVALIDPEQRLGSYLIVRYIYAWSTLLLLTVLTLYLRSWVRRNVMTSLARLALAR from the coding sequence ATGAATGATGCGGCCTTTTTGCTCTACGCACTCAGCGGCATTATGGCGATGTCGTTCGGATGGGATGGCTTCAAAAACCGTTATTTACCGATTGCCCGACCGTTTACCGCACAGGTCTATTTCATGGCTATCTTTGTCAGTTTGCGTGTGCTCGAACTGTTTGCATGGGATAATGGGCAATTGATCGGTCAGGTTTTACTGGATTTTGATTTTTTGCTGGCATCCTTAATTTATCCGATCTGGGTCTGGATGTTGCTGGAATACCAACAGGAACGGAAGATTGCCGTAACTGATTTCAGAATCCTGATCTTTCTGATTCATCCTTTGCTGCAATGTCTGCTGGTGGTTTTTGATATGGTTGCCCATGGTTATTTAAGTCGGGCGTCAACCGTTGCATTGATAGACCCTGAGCAACGGCTCGGCAGTTATCTCATTGTTCGGTATATCTATGCGTGGAGTACATTATTGCTATTAACGGTGCTTACGCTTTATCTCCGGAGTTGGGTAAGACGGAACGTCATGACATCGCTCGCACGGTTGGCATTGGCGCGGTGA
- the argS gene encoding arginine--tRNA ligase domain-containing protein — translation MEYIIAINGAYALSPELGKTERHDIARTVGIGAVKYANLSKNRNSDYIFNWETMLSFEGNTAPYLQYAYARIKSIFRRAEETPPGLPLSGEVNVSLQESAERTLAMKLLQFTEATDSVAKEGLPNHLCTYLYELAGNFMSFYEACPILKDGVVEEVRNSRLQLANLTAQTLQTLQTGLGLLGIGVLERM, via the coding sequence GTGGAGTACATTATTGCTATTAACGGTGCTTACGCTTTATCTCCGGAGTTGGGTAAGACGGAACGTCATGACATCGCTCGCACGGTTGGCATTGGCGCGGTGAAATACGCCAACCTGTCCAAAAACCGCAACTCTGATTATATTTTTAATTGGGAAACCATGCTGAGCTTCGAGGGCAATACCGCGCCGTATTTGCAGTATGCGTATGCGCGGATTAAGAGCATTTTCCGTCGCGCAGAAGAAACCCCTCCCGGCCTCCCCTTATCAGGGGAGGTGAATGTTTCCCTGCAAGAATCCGCAGAACGTACCCTGGCGATGAAGCTGCTGCAATTCACCGAGGCGACGGATAGCGTGGCGAAAGAGGGTTTGCCGAACCATCTTTGCACGTATTTGTACGAATTGGCGGGCAATTTTATGAGTTTCTATGAAGCCTGCCCGATCCTCAAAGACGGGGTGGTGGAAGAGGTGCGTAACAGCCGTTTGCAACTGGCGAATCTGACCGCACAAACCCTGCAAACCCTGCAAACCGGCTTGGGCTTGCTGGGGATTGGGGTGTTGGAGCGGATGTGA
- a CDS encoding Ig-like domain-containing protein, which yields MSNSSTITSGSVGSLEFWLNKSEPSTVLVFSENAEFTAVFKRPDGSIVQSANGITIEQGEGFFGNETVLTLDAASAVEGTWSVSYSITNTGSYSQANISALVIDNANSLSGTFSQAPGILKAGHNGTVAVTLQDGSSPLKGAQATLKLASGDIALTETGSGIYSASVNFPAEGIYEGQIEVVYSGRTSYAGVSINVIQGKDAIGSPTADAGVSNPTNGLYDSLKVTVPITVDDAMHYRLTGTLRTSSGKTIDASAEADLSAGTGSIDLLFDGKSIYATGEDGPYTIENLILYSYSDEVFSKLIDAGAMTYTTSSYAVNSFQHDAVSIDASKPVTSNAIDSNSDGMLDRIQVSIPVVSSNASNAYYEWTASLYDSAGIQVSQAANSGTVSPGDGTLTLEFDASQIGPNAMDEPFILGGFLLYGDSTLSLDTIAEINTPSINQFVGFVPCTLTVNDVAFPDTILPAAPSPQTLTVTNTGAARCVLTGSNVSSSDFTANTSTGFPVIMEAGAAITMSVDLTNLSTGQHDASITLSATGGQNAIATSMVSAKVISSVNHAPVANDDTATTGYDTPVTISVLSNDVDEDEDTITISTVDSASLQGGSIKNNADGTVTYTPKAGFVGVDSFGYSITDGNEGSDAATVSVTVNDLGTMFINKTNVQPNVTVESDKIKISGLSAESRFSISGGEYSLNGSPYTKRARGTIKNGDIVQVRHTSSKQSEKSVTTTFILGKTKLKFTSTTLVFDISPDSVSFTEATGVAPATPVESNIITVTGINVPIDISVVNGEYRINGGDYIKKAGVVKSGDTVQVRHRSSNRSANAVETTLKLAKTKVMFKSTTATF from the coding sequence ATGTCTAATAGTTCAACAATTACCTCTGGCAGTGTGGGTAGTCTTGAATTTTGGCTGAACAAATCCGAGCCTTCTACAGTATTGGTTTTTAGTGAGAATGCAGAATTTACAGCCGTTTTCAAGAGACCCGATGGTTCTATCGTTCAATCAGCAAATGGCATTACTATAGAACAAGGAGAGGGATTTTTCGGTAACGAAACTGTATTGACATTAGATGCGGCAAGTGCGGTAGAAGGTACTTGGAGTGTTTCATACTCAATTACAAATACTGGCTCATATAGTCAAGCAAATATTTCTGCATTAGTGATTGATAATGCAAATAGTTTGTCAGGGACATTCTCACAAGCGCCAGGTATTTTGAAAGCGGGGCATAACGGAACTGTAGCAGTTACTTTGCAAGATGGTTCTAGCCCACTTAAAGGTGCTCAAGCTACTTTGAAACTTGCTAGTGGGGACATTGCTTTAACAGAAACTGGATCAGGTATTTATTCGGCATCAGTGAACTTCCCAGCGGAAGGAATCTATGAAGGGCAAATTGAAGTTGTATACAGCGGGCGTACCAGTTACGCAGGCGTATCAATAAATGTCATACAAGGCAAGGATGCAATCGGCTCTCCAACCGCTGATGCCGGTGTTTCCAACCCTACGAACGGACTATATGATAGCTTGAAGGTAACGGTTCCAATAACAGTGGATGATGCTATGCATTACCGCCTGACAGGAACATTGCGGACATCATCAGGAAAAACCATTGATGCCTCGGCAGAAGCTGACCTTAGTGCCGGGACAGGTTCGATTGACCTGCTGTTTGATGGAAAAAGCATTTATGCTACTGGCGAAGATGGCCCATACACGATCGAAAATTTGATTTTGTATTCTTATTCAGATGAAGTCTTTTCAAAGCTGATTGATGCAGGTGCAATGACTTATACAACATCCAGTTATGCAGTGAATTCATTCCAGCATGATGCAGTTTCTATTGACGCAAGTAAGCCAGTAACCAGTAACGCCATTGATAGCAATAGTGATGGTATGTTAGATCGTATCCAAGTTTCTATCCCGGTGGTTTCTAGCAATGCGTCGAATGCTTACTATGAATGGACAGCATCTCTCTATGATTCAGCGGGAATTCAAGTATCCCAGGCGGCAAATAGTGGAACGGTTTCTCCGGGAGATGGCACACTGACGTTGGAATTCGATGCCTCCCAAATTGGTCCGAATGCGATGGATGAACCTTTCATTTTAGGTGGTTTCTTATTGTATGGTGATTCCACACTATCACTGGATACCATTGCAGAGATCAACACGCCATCCATTAATCAGTTTGTTGGTTTTGTGCCTTGCACACTGACAGTAAATGATGTGGCATTCCCTGATACAATACTGCCAGCAGCGCCCAGCCCACAAACGCTTACTGTAACCAATACAGGAGCAGCACGTTGTGTATTGACTGGTTCAAATGTGAGTTCTAGCGATTTTACCGCGAATACCTCAACTGGTTTCCCGGTCATTATGGAAGCAGGAGCAGCAATCACCATGTCGGTTGACCTCACTAATCTGTCTACGGGTCAACATGATGCAAGTATTACGCTATCAGCTACTGGCGGACAGAACGCTATTGCCACATCAATGGTTTCAGCGAAGGTAATTTCTTCTGTTAACCATGCACCTGTGGCCAATGATGATACAGCTACAACTGGTTATGACACACCAGTGACCATCAGCGTATTGTCCAATGACGTGGATGAGGACGAAGACACCATTACTATTAGTACGGTAGATTCTGCTTCGCTTCAAGGCGGTTCTATCAAAAACAATGCCGATGGCACGGTCACATACACGCCTAAAGCGGGATTTGTAGGTGTGGACAGTTTTGGCTACAGTATTACTGATGGGAATGAAGGTTCTGATGCAGCAACAGTTAGTGTCACTGTGAATGATTTGGGAACAATGTTCATTAATAAAACCAATGTACAACCCAATGTTACGGTGGAATCTGACAAGATCAAGATTAGTGGCCTGAGTGCTGAGAGCAGATTTTCCATATCTGGTGGTGAATACAGTCTTAATGGTAGTCCCTATACCAAAAGGGCAAGAGGCACCATCAAAAATGGCGATATAGTGCAAGTAAGACATACATCTTCCAAGCAGTCAGAAAAGTCAGTAACCACTACTTTCATACTCGGCAAGACGAAGCTGAAGTTTACGAGTACCACACTTGTATTTGACATTTCCCCTGATAGTGTCAGTTTTACTGAAGCAACAGGGGTTGCACCTGCTACGCCAGTTGAGTCCAACATCATTACCGTGACAGGGATCAATGTTCCAATCGATATTTCTGTGGTTAATGGTGAATACCGAATTAATGGCGGGGACTACATCAAGAAAGCAGGAGTTGTTAAGAGTGGGGATACCGTGCAAGTCAGGCATAGATCTTCAAACCGGTCAGCTAACGCTGTAGAAACAACTCTTAAACTTGCCAAAACAAAAGTAATGTTTAAGAGTACTACTGCTACGTTTTAA
- a CDS encoding transposase family protein gives MEKKFHSVKNNIIAGLEDREIKYLGETRRGKDHDKRIADEEGVKVPEGYEIYRDLGYLGHNSGDGAVVHQPKKKPRGKPLSDKDKAHNRAISSIRVVIEHVNSGIKRCRCVKDIFRNYVEDFDDLVMEIACGLHNLRTAMRIKNY, from the coding sequence GTGGAAAAAAAATTCCATTCGGTGAAGAATAACATAATAGCAGGCTTAGAAGATCGTGAAATCAAATACTTGGGAGAAACACGACGCGGCAAAGACCATGACAAACGTATCGCGGATGAGGAAGGCGTGAAAGTGCCAGAAGGGTATGAGATTTACCGGGATTTGGGCTATCTGGGGCATAATTCGGGTGACGGGGCAGTTGTCCACCAACCCAAGAAAAAGCCACGAGGTAAACCCTTGAGTGATAAGGATAAAGCGCATAATCGTGCCATTTCTAGCATTCGGGTGGTCATTGAACATGTGAACAGCGGTATCAAACGGTGTCGGTGCGTCAAAGATATTTTCCGCAACTACGTGGAAGATTTTGATGATTTAGTGATGGAAATCGCTTGTGGTTTGCACAATTTGCGCACTGCCATGCGAATCAAAAACTACTGA
- a CDS encoding helix-turn-helix domain-containing protein — protein MTEYSYHALKGKSKTFRAMTGIDLGEFTKLLPHFQRAYTAQLIVDGHESETKRGRPGNLTTIEDKLFFILYYLKTYPLQEVLGYSFNMSQGLANRWIHRLCPVLQSSLKSMGHSPARLPEEVLERLSHEMPQALGLDATERRIQRPTDFGVQEEYYSGKKIPFGEE, from the coding sequence ATGACAGAGTACAGCTACCATGCGCTCAAAGGCAAGAGCAAAACCTTCCGCGCCATGACAGGCATAGATCTGGGTGAATTCACCAAACTGTTGCCCCATTTTCAACGGGCATACACGGCGCAGTTGATTGTTGATGGTCATGAGAGTGAAACGAAGCGAGGTCGCCCCGGCAACCTGACAACGATCGAAGATAAGTTGTTCTTTATTCTGTATTATTTGAAGACTTACCCACTGCAAGAAGTGTTGGGCTACTCCTTCAATATGTCCCAAGGGTTAGCCAATCGGTGGATACATCGCCTGTGTCCCGTTTTGCAGTCGAGCTTAAAAAGCATGGGACATTCCCCGGCCAGACTCCCCGAAGAGGTATTGGAACGCCTTTCGCATGAAATGCCGCAAGCGCTGGGCTTGGATGCGACAGAACGCCGTATCCAACGTCCGACTGACTTTGGGGTTCAGGAGGAATACTACAGTGGAAAAAAAATTCCATTCGGTGAAGAATAA
- a CDS encoding PilT/PilU family type 4a pilus ATPase has product MKLKEYLRILAHYDGSDLYLTADLEPKAKFQGKLKAVDKVIMTPEILKAMAYELMNPEQQQQFEKKPEMNLAISEEGIGRFRVNIFKQRHKIAMVIRNIKTDIPNADKLGLPQVLKDVIMEKRGLILFVGGTGSGKSTSLAALIDHRNASADGHIITIEDPVEYVHPHKKCIINQREVGVDTDSYEDALKNTLRQAPDVILIGEIRAQETMEHALAFAETGHLCLSTLHANNANQALDRIINFFPEERRHQLLMDLSLNLKAFVSQRLIPTVDGKRVAAIEILLGTPMVRDLIMKGDVHAIKEIMEKSEEQGMQTFDSHLYKLYLAGQISLAETLRNADSPSNLKLKINLSGNLNKPRPTAAAPAPEAKPKVADEDFMAKLSLQPKPEVELT; this is encoded by the coding sequence ATGAAACTCAAAGAATATCTACGCATCCTCGCCCATTACGACGGTTCCGACCTGTACCTGACCGCCGATCTCGAACCCAAAGCCAAATTCCAAGGCAAACTCAAAGCCGTCGATAAAGTGATCATGACGCCGGAAATACTCAAAGCGATGGCCTACGAATTGATGAACCCTGAACAACAGCAACAGTTTGAAAAGAAACCGGAAATGAACCTTGCCATCAGCGAAGAAGGCATCGGGCGTTTCCGCGTCAATATATTCAAGCAGCGCCACAAAATCGCAATGGTGATCCGCAATATCAAAACCGACATCCCCAACGCTGACAAACTCGGTTTACCGCAAGTCTTGAAAGACGTGATCATGGAAAAACGCGGACTAATCCTCTTCGTCGGCGGCACAGGTTCGGGCAAATCCACCTCACTCGCCGCCCTGATCGACCACCGCAACGCCAGTGCAGACGGGCATATCATCACCATCGAAGACCCTGTGGAATACGTGCATCCCCACAAAAAATGTATCATCAACCAGCGCGAAGTCGGCGTTGACACCGACAGCTACGAAGACGCACTCAAAAACACCCTGCGCCAAGCCCCCGACGTGATTTTAATCGGCGAAATTCGCGCCCAAGAAACGATGGAACACGCCCTAGCCTTCGCTGAAACCGGGCATCTGTGCCTTTCCACCCTGCACGCCAATAACGCCAACCAAGCGCTCGACCGCATTATCAATTTCTTCCCAGAAGAACGCCGCCACCAATTGCTGATGGATTTATCCCTCAACCTCAAAGCCTTCGTCTCGCAACGCCTGATCCCCACCGTGGATGGCAAGCGCGTTGCCGCCATCGAAATCCTGCTCGGCACACCAATGGTGCGTGACCTGATCATGAAAGGCGACGTTCACGCCATCAAAGAAATCATGGAAAAGTCCGAAGAACAGGGGATGCAAACCTTCGACAGCCACCTCTACAAACTGTATCTGGCTGGGCAAATTTCACTGGCGGAAACCTTGCGCAATGCCGATTCACCTAGCAACTTGAAGCTGAAGATCAACCTGTCGGGGAATTTGAATAAGCCGCGTCCGACGGCTGCCGCACCTGCGCCAGAGGCAAAGCCCAAGGTGGCAGATGAGGATTTCATGGCGAAACTGTCGTTACAGCCGAAGCCGGAAGTGGAGTTGACGTAA
- a CDS encoding pseudouridine synthase, whose product MRLDQFVSQSAALTRVDAQKAIRCGWVEVDGARVTKTSTHIEPTTAVVTLDDAPLTLPGDIYLMLHKPAGVVSAREDPEHPTVLDLIDHPHRKTLHVVGRLDKDTTGLLLLTNDGDWSHRISAPKHHVPKTYLATLAWELSEAGAQALRAGVQLHGEKGLTKPAEVEVLPENQARITISEGKYHQVKRMLAAVGNRVEALHRERIGGLVLDVELPPGEWRELTVSENKLLTGM is encoded by the coding sequence ATGCGTTTAGATCAGTTCGTCAGTCAGTCCGCCGCGCTCACGCGGGTGGATGCACAAAAAGCCATTCGGTGTGGATGGGTGGAGGTGGATGGTGCGCGTGTGACGAAAACGTCTACGCACATTGAGCCGACCACGGCGGTAGTGACGTTGGATGATGCGCCGCTGACCTTGCCAGGGGATATTTATCTGATGTTGCATAAACCCGCAGGCGTGGTGAGTGCGCGAGAAGACCCTGAGCATCCCACGGTGTTGGATTTGATTGATCATCCGCACCGCAAAACGCTGCATGTGGTGGGGCGGCTGGATAAAGATACGACGGGTTTGTTGTTGCTTACCAATGATGGTGATTGGTCGCACCGGATTTCTGCGCCGAAACACCATGTGCCGAAAACCTATCTGGCGACGTTGGCGTGGGAATTGTCGGAGGCGGGGGCGCAAGCCTTGCGTGCTGGAGTGCAATTGCATGGGGAGAAGGGGCTGACCAAACCGGCGGAGGTGGAGGTTTTACCGGAGAATCAGGCGCGGATTACGATTTCTGAAGGGAAATACCATCAGGTGAAGCGCATGTTGGCGGCGGTGGGGAATCGGGTGGAAGCGTTGCATCGGGAGCGGATTGGTGGGCTGGTGCTGGATGTGGAACTCCCGCCGGGTGAGTGGCGGGAGTTGACGGTAAGTGAGAACAAGCTACTTACTGGGATGTAA